TGAACGGGATAATCCTCGGCCTCCTGGTTTAAATAAAGTCTGATTCCAAAATGCTCAAGGTAGGAAACGGTTTCTCTGGTACCATTCAGTATTTCTATCATTGGGTATCAATCCTTTCTTAAACATAAATAATTAGGTGATTTTGGTGGGTTCCATTGCACGAAATGACTGTTTTGCAATCACCTAATCAGTAACAAATGTTCATATTATAAATAAAACGCAAATATAACTATTAAGTTAATAAGCTAAAATGGATAACACCTATACAAAATGCCTTATTAATTATTTAAATAAACAAAACATATGTATAAAATGATGAAGCTTTATTCTGCTAATCTTAAGTATGAACTGATATTTATAATAAAATAATAGCACAAAGTGATCGGTATTGCATGAAATTATTTCAAAATAGCAATATTTGATTAATGAACAGCAATATGTAAGAAGAATCACATGTCAAAAAGCTATATAATTAACCTAAGATTTTATTAAAAATGTACAATTTACATAAAGAAAGATGGTGCAAAGAATATGACAGAGTTAACTAAAAATCGGGAGAAAATCATCTCGTATAAGAAACGTGCAGAAGAATTGGTAGGGCAGATGACGCTTGAAGAAAAAGTATTTCAGATGCTGCATTCTGCACCGGCTATTAAAAGGCTGAACATAAAGTCTTATAATTGGTGGAATGAAGGGCTGCATGGAGTAGCAAGAGCCGGGGTTGCGACGGTCTTTCCTCAGGCGATTGGGCTTGCTGCAACCTTTGACGAAGAATTGCTAGAAGAGGTGGCAGATGCGGTTGCTACTGAAGCAAGAGCTAAATTTAATATGCAGCAGGATTTTGATGATACGGATATTTATAAGGGGTTAACCTTTTGGGCACCCAATGTTAATATTTTTAGAGATCCCAGGTGGGGAAGGGGCCATGAAACCTACGGTGAGGATCCCTATCTGACTACAAGGCTTGGTGTTCGATTTATAAATGGATTACAGGGACACGATGAAAATTATTTAAAGGTTGCTGCCTGTGCTAAACATTTTGCTGTGCATTCTGGTCCTGAGGATATCAGACACAGCTTTAATGCAGAAGTTTCATTGCAGGATTTAAATGAAACATATCTGCCGGCATTTAAAGCATGTGTGGAAGAAGGAAATGTGGAAGCTGTAATGGGAGCTTACAATAGAACCAACGGCGAAGCTTGTTGTGGCAGTGAGTTGTTATTGGTAAAGATATTACGAGGTGAGTGGGGGTTTGACGGGCATGTTGTATCGGACTGCTGGGCGATAAAGGATTTTCATGAAAATCATAAAGTAACAAGTAGTGCCGTTGAATCGGTGGCATTAGCCGTAAACCGTGGCTGTGACCTTAATTGCGGAAATATTTTTATATATTTGTTAGAAGCAGTAAAACAGGGACTTGTGACGGAGGAAGCAATTACAACAGCAGTAACCAGACTTTTTACCACTCGTATGAAGTTAGGATTATTCGATGAAGAGGTTAAGGTTCCTTTTTCATCCATACATTATAATCAGGTGGATACGGAAAAGATGCAGGAATTAAACCGAAAGGCAGCAAGAGAGTGCCTGGTACTTCTTAAGAATGATAATAACCTGCTACCTCTTGACAAATCCAAATTAAAAACCATAGGAGTAATTGGTCCTAATGCCAATAACCGTAAAGCCTTAATTGGTAATTATGAAGGAACAGCTTCCAGATATATTACCATATCAGAAGGGATACAGGATTATGTTGGAAAAGATGTAAGAGTACTATATTCGGAAGGATGTCACTTATTTCAGGACAGGATAAGTAATCTTAGCACAGGAAATGACCGTATCTCAGAAGTTAAGGGGGTTTGCAGGGAAAGTGATGTTGTCATTGCCTGTTTGGGATTGGATTCTGGTCTAGAAGGAGAAGAAGGAGATGCCGGCAACCAGTTTGCCAGCGGTGACAAGAAGGATTTAAGGCTTCCGGGCATTCAAGAAGAAATCTTAAAAACCATATATGAAAGCGGTAAGCCAGTTATATTGGTTTTATTATCTGGTAGTGCACTAGCAGTAGGATGGGCACAGGAACATATTCCGGCAATTATACAAGGATGGTATCCGGGAGCACAAGGAGGAAAGGCAATTGCAGAAGCTATCTTTGGTGAATTTTCACCGGAGGGAAAATTGCCTGTTACATTTTATCATTCCTCAGAGGAATTGCCTGCTTTTACAGACTATTCTATGAAGAACCGCACCTACCGCTATATGGAAGGTGAGGCACTATATCCTTTTGGTTATGGTCTATCCTACACGGATTTTAATATCGGTAAAGTAGAAATTGATTCAACGGTTATAACTGAAAGAGGCATACAGGTTACTGTAACAATAAAAAATAATGGGAAAGTCACCGGCGGTGAGGTAATTCAAGTTTATGTAAAGGCAGAGCGTTCCAATACACCGAATCCTCAACTGAAAGCTTTCTGTAAGGTACATTTACAACCGGGAGAAGAGCAAAAAGTAGTATTGCAGCTGCCTCAAAAAGCTTTCGGATTATGCGATGAATATGGTAAGATAAGGATATATCAGGGGAATTATACCATTTACGTAGGAACTACACAGCCGGATAGCAGAAGTCTTGCTTTGACCGGTAAAGAAACAAAGCGTTTTCTTGTATCAGCTGGTGAAGACAAAGAGGTTTAGAAAATGAGGTGACAACAATGGAGTATGGGAAAGCGTGGCTAAACTACCGTAGAATTGAAGAAAAAAGTTTTTGTAAATATCTTACTGGTATTTATTCACAGGTTGAGGATGATAAAATTAATTCTGGTATAAAAGAATTAAATATAGCTTTTGAAGGAATGTATGGTATAAAAATTCCTTTTAGCAGATGGGAAACCGATTCCGGCATTCAACTAAAAATAAGTAGTGACTTATCAAAAGAAGAGTATTACATACATCCAAATGGCAATGTATTTCTTATCGAAGGTGGATCGAGTACGGGAATATTATATGGAATTTTTCAACTGCTTAGAATGCTTATGGAAGAGACACCTGCTAAAGATATTGCGGTAAGAAAAGCGCCTGATAATCCGCTGCGGATGCTAAATCATTGGGATAACATGGATGGCTCCATCGAGAGAGGTTATGCAGGAGAATCCTTTTTCTTTCAGAAGAATAAAGTGATGGTTAATGAACGAACCAGAGATTATGCAAGACTTGTTGCATCAGTTGGAATTAACGGAGTGGTTATTAATAATGTTAATGTGAAGCAAGAAGCTACCAGACTGATTACCAAAGAGCATTTAAAAGAATTAAAGAAGATGGAAGAGATATTTGCGGCTTTTGGTATCAGACTTTTCTTAAGTCTTAATTTTGCAGCTCCTATGGAGTTAGGCGGTATGGCTACAGCTGATCCTTTATCACCGGAGGTAAAGGTGTGGTGGAAAGAAAAATTAAAGGAAGTATATGAACATCTGCCAAGGCTTGGAGGATTTCTCATAAAGGCAGATTCAGAAGGAAGACCCGGCCCCTTTACCTATAATAGAACCCATGCTGATGGTGCCAATATGCTGGCAGAAATTATTAAACCCTACAATGGTATCATTATCTGGCGTTGCTTTGTGTATAATTGCAAACAAGATTGGCGGGATAAGAAGACAGATAGGGCAAGATCTGGATATGATCATTTTAAACCACTCGATGGAGCTTTTTTGGAGAATGTAATTCTACAGATTAAAAACGGACCTATGGATTTTCAGGTAAGAGAGCCTGTATCGCCGCTATTCGGAGGTATGAGCGCAACGAATCAGATGATAGAATTTCAAATCGCCCAGGAATACACAGGACAGCAAAGGCATGTATGTTATCTTTTGCCAAGCTTTAAGGAGATTCTTGATTTTCGAACCTACTGTCAAGAAGAGAGAGATACCGTTGCAGACATTGTAAGCGGTAAAACCTTTAGTCGCAGCAATTGTGGTATGGCTGCCGTGGCAAATACAGGAAATGATTTAAATTGGACAGGACACGACCTTGCAGCGGCTAACTTTTATGGTTTTGGCAGATTGAGTTTTGATATGTCTTTAAGCAGTGAGAAGATTGCAAAGGAATGGATTGTTCAAACGTTTGGTTCCATTGAGAAGATTGTCAAAAACATATCCCAGATATTGTTAAACTCCTGGGAAACTTATGAAAAATATACCTCACCATTGGGAATTGGTTGGATGGTTAATCCTGGTCACCATTATGGACCTAATGTGGACGGTTATGAATATGACAGATGGGGCACATATCATAGAGCAGACCATAAAGGTCTTGGAGTGGACAGAAGTAGTGCAGGCACAGGTTATTCGACCCAGTATCACGAGTATAATGCCAGACTTTATGAATCTAAAGAAAATTGTCCGGAGGAATTATTGCTGTTCTTCCATTATGTAGAATATTCTTATCGTTTAAAAAGCAAAAAGACCTTGATTCAGCATATTTACGATACGCATTTTGAGGGAGTAGATGAAGTTGAAACTATGTTGGAACTTTTTGAAGAAGTAAAGGGTGATATGGATACTGATGTATATAATAGAATAGCGGCACGTCTTAAGGAACAGCTTCTTCATTCAAAGGAATGGCGAGATATTGTATGTTCATATTTTTACCGTAAATCAGCAGTTCCTGATGAAAAAAACAGGGAAATTTATTGAGCAGCAGTAAGGCTGTTTAAAGCATTGTAGCAAGCATTAATTTTTTTGTACAGATTATAGAAAGTGGTGACAAGATGGCAAGAAAAAAGAATGAGAAATCAAAATCCGCAAAGCAACCTTCCCTGCTAAATCATATTAAGAGGGAATGGCGTTTGTACACCTTCCTTATCATACCCATTACATATTTTATTATCTTCAAATATACACCTATGGCGGGGAATGTAATTGCTTTTAGAAAATATAGGGGTGGTCCTAATTTATTTGGAACGGAATGGGTAGGTTTTTCTTACTTTAAGATGTTCTTTAAGGATGCAACCTTTTGGAGAGCTTTTCAGAATAATATAACCTTGAGTATCACTTATTTGTTATTCCGCTTTCCCTTGACCCTGCTATTTGCTTTACTTTTAAACGAATTAAGAGGAAAAAGGGTTAAAAAATTCGTACAAACCGTTTCTTATCTTCCTCATTTCATTTCTATGGTAATTCTTGCCGGTATGATAAAAGAAATGGTTTCCTTAAATGGACCCATTAATTCTTTAATAGCAAGTTTAGGTTTTGAAAAGATTGGATTTATTTCTCAGCCTCAATGGTTTCCGATACTGTATATTGTATCCGGTATATGGCAGGGATTGGGTTGGGGAACTATCCTCTATCTAGCAGCAATGACTGGCATTAATACAGAATTATATGAAGCTGCAAAAATTGACGGTGCGAATCGTTTTCGTTTGGCCTGGCATGTAACTATACCCGGGATTCTGCCCACTATCATGACCTTGCTTATTCTTGATATTGGTGGACTTATGGGCTCTAACTTTGAAAAGATATTGCTCTTATATAATCCGTTAACCTATGAAACTGCAGATGTTATTTCTACTTACGTATACCGTATGGGTATTACAGGGGGTAATTTCAGCTATGCAACAGCAGTCGGTCTATTTGAAGGCGTTATTGGTTTAATTCTGGTGACAACAGCCAATCAAATTTCAAAGAAAACGGCGAAAGCAAGTCTGTGGTAGGTAATTGTGAAACAGCCATTTAAGCATTTTTAAAAAGGAGTTTCGTAATTATCTAAACGTTTAATTAAATGAAAGGATGCCACATGTTGTTTTCATTCTTTTTTATATGTGGCAGTACGGGGAGAATAAATGAAAGAATCTAGAGCATATCGTACATTTAGAATTATAAACAGTCTGATTATGGCCTTTGTTGTTATATGTACTCTTTATCCTTTTTTGTATCTGATTGCCCAGTCTTTTAGTTCAGAGGCTGCTGTTTATGCAGGAAAGGTGACTATATTTCCAATAGAATTCACAACAAAGACCTATGAAATTATCTTGAGTAAACCAGATTTTTTCCGGTATTATGGCAATACAATTCTCTATTCAATAGTAGGCACTGTTATATCGGTAGCAGGAACAGCCATTCTAGCTTATCCTTTATCAAAAGAGAAGTTAAGATTAAATAAGTTTTTCACACCGTTTGTATTATTTACCATGTATTTTGGAGGAGGCTTAATTCCTAATTATATTTTGGTTGCCAAAACATTACATATGAGGGATACCATATGGGCAGTAGTTATTCCAGGAGCTATAAGTGCGTATTATGTTATTTTGATGAAAACCTTTTTTGCAAGCCTTCCAGGTGAACTAGAAGAGGCAGCAACAGTTGACGGTCTTACTGCTTATGGAATTTTTGCTAAGATAACGCTTCCACTATCAAAGCCCATACTTGCTACTATGGTTCTATTTAATATGGTAGGTATTTGGAATAATTGGTTTGGGCCTTCCCTTTACTTACAGTCAAAAGAAAAATGGCCTGTTGCCTTATATTTAAGGCAGATTATTGATAGTGCCATCAGTACTACCGAGATGGGAGCTTCTTCAGATATTGCCACACAGATTGCAGCAACTGTAAAGTCCAGTGCTATGGTATTGACTGCATTACCGATTATTTGTATATATCCTTTTGTACAGAAGTATTTTGTACAAGGAATGATGATAGGTTCTGTGAAAGGTTAGGGAATATTAGGGCAGAAGGCTTTTGGGTTACTTAAGAAAGGCTTTCTCCCAGTATTAAATATAATTAATAGGAGGAAAGGTATGAAAAAATTTAAAAGGACTCTTGGAGTTGTATTGACAGTTGTAATGCTGACTATGATGACAGCTTGTGGAAAAGGGGGGGATAAAAATACTTCTACGAATACCCCGGTGGATTCTAAGACCCAAGAAACAGAAAAGACGCTTGACTATACATTTGGAGAAGGAGAAACCTTCCATTCTAATGAGCCAATTAAATATTCAATGATGTATAGTGACCACGAAGCATATCCTTATCAGGAAGGCTGGAGACTTTGGAGTGCTATTTCCGAAAAGTCTAACGTATCTTTTGATTTGGTTATGTCAGCCAGAACGGAATATGAAAATCAAAAATCACTTTTGATAAATTCTGGTGATGCACCTTATATTATACCAAAAACATATGTAGAAGCGCAATTCATTCCAAGTGGTCAGATTGTTGCCATTAGTGATTGGGTACAATATATGCCAAACTATATGAATTGTGTTAAAAAATGGGGATTAGAGGATGACTTACAGGCAAAGATGCAGGCGGATGGAAAATATTATGTTCTTCCTGGTCTTTGGGAATCAGCCGGTGCCGGTTACTCTTATATTATTCGTAAAGACGTATTTGATAAAGCCGGTGTAGATGTTGAAGCCTTACAGGCGAGCTGGACATATGAAGAATTTTATGAAGCTCTAAAGAAGGTAAAGGAAAGTACAGGTGCCAGTTATGTTTGGTCAGATGCTTCCTTTGGTGATTCAGCTTTAAATATAGCTGCAACTGTTTATGGTGTTACCGGAGGATGGGGACTATCAAATGGTTTACAATTTGATCATGATAAACAAGAGTTTTATTTTGCCGATACGACAGAGGAATTCAAAGCATATCTGACATATTTTAATAAGTTAGTGAAAGACGGTATTCTAGATCCGGAAACCTTTACACAAGATGATGATACTGCCCGCTCTAAATTTTATAAGGGAGATACCTACGTAATGAATGGTAATTATCAGAATCTTGCTGACAACATAAGTAAAATGCAGGTTGAAGGGGAATTATATATGGTTACACAGCCTGGCGGACCAAAAGGACAGCTCCAGATAGAAAGCTCCCGATTAGAAAATGGCATTATGATAAGTACAAATGCATTGGAAGACTTGGGAGAAGAAGGCTTTATTAAAATGCTTCGTTTTGTGGATTGGCTATGGTATTCAAACGAAGGACAGACGTTGTGCTTATGGGGTGTGGAAGGAGAAACCTACACAAAAGATGCACAGGGTAATATTGTACTTAATACAGATATCTCCTATAACGGTAAGAATCTGGATACTGCTACGAAACAATTAAATGTTGACTATGGTTTTGCAGGCGGAGTATTTGCTTACGGAGGATCAACAGACTTAAGATTATCTAAGATGACAGATGGTGAAAAAGATTTCTTAAACCGGATTCTTGAAACCAGAGAGCCAAGAAAACTGGCTCCGCCTATTATGGGGAGTGCAGATGAAAGTGAACAGCTAAATCTGATATCTACACCTCTTATGGACTATATAGATACCATGATTTTAAAATTTATAACCGGTCAAGAGGATTTGCAGACCGGCTGGGATAATTATGTAGCGCAGTGTGAAGCAAACGGTTCTACCAGATATACAGAATTAGCCAATGAAATATTTAATAACACTAAAAGTATTCTTGGCTATTAAGCAGAGTTCTAAATGACTATATAAAGATAAAAGAAAGCTGTACTAACCTTTAGGTTGGGACAGCTTTCTTTTATGGATAAATCATATGTTACGAATCCTGTGTTCAATTGGCATAAAAAATGCAGAATGTGCAATAATAAGTAAATATTAGAAAATGAAGGAAAGGAAGGCCACATATTGATTCTTTCACTTTTATTTGTGGCAGTAATATGTCTGTGAGCAGATATATTACACAATGGGTATGATTATGGATAATGTAATGTTTTGCTACCAATGTGAACAAACCAATGGCGGGAAAGGCTGCACTAAGATGGGTGTGTGCGGCAAGACGCCGGAGATTGCAAATCTTCAGGATTTATTAATTTATCAGTTAAAGGGTATTGCTTGTTATGGAAAAGCAATGTTGGACAACGGGAAGGAGATAGATAAGGAAGTGATTCACCTGATTGAAAACGGACTTTTTACTACCCTAACCAATGTAAATTTTGATGACGGTGCACATATTCAATTGCTCCGTGAAGCCCAAAGTGTGAAAGAAAACATAAGAAGCCAGGCACCAGAGGGTATATACCCGGAGGTTGCACTCTATAATTTAAGCGATACCAAGGAAAGTATGTTAAAGGACGCGGTCAAAGCAGGTATAATGTATGATCAGGACTTAGATGCGGATATACGTTCTCTGCGTTCTACAATCCTTTACGGCTTAAAAGGAATCAGCGCGTACGGACATCAAGCCAGGTTTTTAGGTTATAATAGTGAACAAGTTGATAGTCACTATATAATAGGATTAGAGGCAATTGTAAATGATAATTTTACTGTAGAAGAATTAATCCGAATGACAATGCGGACAGGACAGATAAGCATAGAGGTTATGCGGGTACTAGATGAAGCCAATACTACAGTGTATGAAAATCCAACACCCAATAAGGTTAATGTTTCAGTTAAAAAGGGACCGTTTATTATTGTCTCAGGACATGATTTAAAGGATTTAGATATGCTTTTACAACAAACAGAAAAGAAAGGTATTCATATATATACCCACGGAGAAATGCTGCCCTCCCACGGTTATCCAGGGTTGAAAAAATATAAGCACTTGGTGGGAAATTACGGTTCAGCATGGCAGAATCAACAAAAAGAATTTGACAATATACCCGGCTGTATTCTAATGACTACCAATTGTTTAATGAGGCCCAGAGAAACCTATAAAGATAGAATTTTTACCACCAACGTAGTTGGTTGGGAAGGGATAAGGCATGTAAGAGTTAAGGAGGATGGAACAAAAGATTTTTCAGAGGTGATTGAAAAGGCACTGGAGCTTGGTGGATTTGAAAAGAATGAAGAAAAAAAGGAAATTCTCGTGGGATTTGGTCACAATGCCACATTATCTCATGCAGAGGATATTGTCAAAGCAGTTAAAGAAGGAAAGATAAAACATTTCTTTGTAATAGGCGGTTGTGACGGTGCTAGACCCGGTAGAAATTATTATACAGAATTAGCCACGATTATACCTAAGGATTGTATTATACTAACTCTAGCCTGTGGTAAGTATCGGTTTAATAAGTTAGATTTTGGTACGGTAGCAGGATTGCCAAGATTACTGGATGTAGGACAATGTAATGACGTATACTCTGCGGTACGAATAGCGACAGCGCTGGCAGATGCTTTTGATACGGATGTAAATGCATTGCCATTAACTATAGTGCTTTCCTGGTATGAACAAAAGGCAGTGGCAGATTTACTGGCTTTATTGTCCTTAGGAATCAATAGAATGTTTTTAGGACCAAGTTTGCCGGCATTTATCTCTCCCAATGTATTACAGTATTTAATTGATACCTTCCAATTAACACCTATTAGTATACCGGAGGAAGATTTAAAAACTTCTCTAAGACAACATGTTTAATCTATGTATTGAAGACTGTAAAGTTAAGATATAATACAAACAGACTTACAGTACACAGGATGAGCAGCCTGAAAAACGGAGTACGTGATAGTTGTACAAGTTAATGATTAACAAATAAAACAGGAATTCATATGATAAAGCAAGCCAATAAATTGGAGAGCTTTTATGAGATTTACATCCTATGAATTTCTGTTTCTTTTTTTGCCATTCGCACTGCTTTTTTATCATGTATTGAGTAAGTTTAAAAGCAGCCAGCTAGGTAAAATATTTTTAAATCTATTATCTATACTATTTTGTGCAAGCCTTGGTATTCTTTCTGTGATTGTATTGATTTTGTCTTTAGTTGTTAATTACACCATAGGATTTCTTACAAACCGGTTACAGCAGAAAACGCAAGGCGCATTAAGTAAATCTTTATTTATAGCCGGTATTGGGTATAATCTGGGCAGTTATGCTATTATTATTATACTTATTTTTATGAATCAAGAAGTGTCAAACTGGTTTACTACCTCTTTTTGGAATATTCCCTTTGCAGTGCCTCTTGGACTTGGAGTAATTACGCTTCATCAAATATCTTTTCTGATTAATATAGGTTTGAAAAATGCAGCCATGCCCACGTTTACGGATTACACTCTTTACATCAGCTTTTTTCCTCAGTTACCTGCAGGTCCAGTTAGTTCATATGATTGGGCGATAAAGCAATATGAAAACATGTCTGATAAAAAAATAACTTCTGAAAGTCTGGCGGATGGTTTGAAGGTATTCGCCGTAGGGCTCTTTAAAAAGGCGGTATTGGCAGATTCATTAGCCGTATATGTGAACAATGGCTATGGTCTAGATCAATTAGGCCTAATCCCTGCCTGGCTTACCGCTCTTTCATTCACCTTTTTAATCTATTTCGAATTAAGTGGTGTCTGTGATATGGCTGTCGGTATCGGCAGAATGTTTCAGTTCAAACTTCCATTTTCTTTTATATCACCTTATACAGCAAGAGGCTTGCAAGAATACTGGCATAGTTTTAATGCAACGGTTATACAGAACTTGGAAGAGACAATAGAAACTACAAAGGTCAAAACATCAGGAATTCTTTCAGAGAGTATAGGTATCTTTGTTATTCTGCTACTAGGAAGTTTCTGGTTTGGTTTTTCGCCGGGAATTTTACTTTGGGGAGTATTACAGGGTCTTTTTACCATTCTGGAGATTAAGAATCAGCGAATCCTGCAAAAAATACCAGGAATAGTTACAAGCGTATTGACCTTTCTTTTGACGACTCTTCTATGGGTTTTATTTCGGGCAGAAACTTTGGCTAAAGCAGGCAGTATCTACAAAGGTATGGTCACTTTCTGGGAACCAGGCCTTGAACAGATGCGTGTATTTGTTAGAGAAGGTACATCATATTTTCCGGATATAGCCAACACGGTATATTTTTTTGTCCTATTTATCTTAAGCATAATCCTTTGTTTTTTTGGAAAAAGCACATCCCTTCTGGCAAAAAAGAGTACCCGTTCTATAGCTTCAGCAGTTTTAACCGGAATTTTGCTGATTGCAGCAGTAATCTGCACTACAAGGTCAGGTTTTTGAAAGGAGGAAGTGTATGAGAGAATTAAAAGCGAAAGAGTGGATATTATTTACTGGTTTTGTATTTTTAATAGGAGCATTGGTAATTGGAGTATTTACTTTTGCTGGGGATCCTTATCTATATTACCGGAATGTCAGTAATGATAAAAAACTGCTTCATTCCAATTATGTGAATATAGGGCTTATGAAGAACTATAAATTTGATACTGCTTTTATAGGCTCATCAGAAATTCATACCATTGATACAGGCTTTGTAAAAAGTTATTATAGCGTTGATTCGGCTAAACTGGTTGTAAGGAATATGGATGTCAATGATATGTTGTTTCAGTATGATTTATCACAAAAATACAGTGATATTACGGAATATATTTTTAACATTGATTTAGAGGGATTCTCAATGATTAAGACCGTTGATGGGAGAAGCGAAAAATTTCCGGCGTATTTATATAATGAAAATAAATTAGACGATATTAAATACTTACTAGGGTATGAATCCAGTCTGCGCTATGCTCCTATAAATTTTATTATAAATGGATCCATAGATTTAGGCTTTCAGCCT
The nucleotide sequence above comes from Anaerocolumna cellulosilytica. Encoded proteins:
- a CDS encoding carbohydrate ABC transporter permease, whose protein sequence is MKESRAYRTFRIINSLIMAFVVICTLYPFLYLIAQSFSSEAAVYAGKVTIFPIEFTTKTYEIILSKPDFFRYYGNTILYSIVGTVISVAGTAILAYPLSKEKLRLNKFFTPFVLFTMYFGGGLIPNYILVAKTLHMRDTIWAVVIPGAISAYYVILMKTFFASLPGELEEAATVDGLTAYGIFAKITLPLSKPILATMVLFNMVGIWNNWFGPSLYLQSKEKWPVALYLRQIIDSAISTTEMGASSDIATQIAATVKSSAMVLTALPIICIYPFVQKYFVQGMMIGSVKG
- a CDS encoding ABC transporter substrate-binding protein, with the translated sequence MKKFKRTLGVVLTVVMLTMMTACGKGGDKNTSTNTPVDSKTQETEKTLDYTFGEGETFHSNEPIKYSMMYSDHEAYPYQEGWRLWSAISEKSNVSFDLVMSARTEYENQKSLLINSGDAPYIIPKTYVEAQFIPSGQIVAISDWVQYMPNYMNCVKKWGLEDDLQAKMQADGKYYVLPGLWESAGAGYSYIIRKDVFDKAGVDVEALQASWTYEEFYEALKKVKESTGASYVWSDASFGDSALNIAATVYGVTGGWGLSNGLQFDHDKQEFYFADTTEEFKAYLTYFNKLVKDGILDPETFTQDDDTARSKFYKGDTYVMNGNYQNLADNISKMQVEGELYMVTQPGGPKGQLQIESSRLENGIMISTNALEDLGEEGFIKMLRFVDWLWYSNEGQTLCLWGVEGETYTKDAQGNIVLNTDISYNGKNLDTATKQLNVDYGFAGGVFAYGGSTDLRLSKMTDGEKDFLNRILETREPRKLAPPIMGSADESEQLNLISTPLMDYIDTMILKFITGQEDLQTGWDNYVAQCEANGSTRYTELANEIFNNTKSILGY
- a CDS encoding glycoside hydrolase family 3 C-terminal domain-containing protein — protein: MTELTKNREKIISYKKRAEELVGQMTLEEKVFQMLHSAPAIKRLNIKSYNWWNEGLHGVARAGVATVFPQAIGLAATFDEELLEEVADAVATEARAKFNMQQDFDDTDIYKGLTFWAPNVNIFRDPRWGRGHETYGEDPYLTTRLGVRFINGLQGHDENYLKVAACAKHFAVHSGPEDIRHSFNAEVSLQDLNETYLPAFKACVEEGNVEAVMGAYNRTNGEACCGSELLLVKILRGEWGFDGHVVSDCWAIKDFHENHKVTSSAVESVALAVNRGCDLNCGNIFIYLLEAVKQGLVTEEAITTAVTRLFTTRMKLGLFDEEVKVPFSSIHYNQVDTEKMQELNRKAARECLVLLKNDNNLLPLDKSKLKTIGVIGPNANNRKALIGNYEGTASRYITISEGIQDYVGKDVRVLYSEGCHLFQDRISNLSTGNDRISEVKGVCRESDVVIACLGLDSGLEGEEGDAGNQFASGDKKDLRLPGIQEEILKTIYESGKPVILVLLSGSALAVGWAQEHIPAIIQGWYPGAQGGKAIAEAIFGEFSPEGKLPVTFYHSSEELPAFTDYSMKNRTYRYMEGEALYPFGYGLSYTDFNIGKVEIDSTVITERGIQVTVTIKNNGKVTGGEVIQVYVKAERSNTPNPQLKAFCKVHLQPGEEQKVVLQLPQKAFGLCDEYGKIRIYQGNYTIYVGTTQPDSRSLALTGKETKRFLVSAGEDKEV
- a CDS encoding alpha-glucuronidase, yielding MEYGKAWLNYRRIEEKSFCKYLTGIYSQVEDDKINSGIKELNIAFEGMYGIKIPFSRWETDSGIQLKISSDLSKEEYYIHPNGNVFLIEGGSSTGILYGIFQLLRMLMEETPAKDIAVRKAPDNPLRMLNHWDNMDGSIERGYAGESFFFQKNKVMVNERTRDYARLVASVGINGVVINNVNVKQEATRLITKEHLKELKKMEEIFAAFGIRLFLSLNFAAPMELGGMATADPLSPEVKVWWKEKLKEVYEHLPRLGGFLIKADSEGRPGPFTYNRTHADGANMLAEIIKPYNGIIIWRCFVYNCKQDWRDKKTDRARSGYDHFKPLDGAFLENVILQIKNGPMDFQVREPVSPLFGGMSATNQMIEFQIAQEYTGQQRHVCYLLPSFKEILDFRTYCQEERDTVADIVSGKTFSRSNCGMAAVANTGNDLNWTGHDLAAANFYGFGRLSFDMSLSSEKIAKEWIVQTFGSIEKIVKNISQILLNSWETYEKYTSPLGIGWMVNPGHHYGPNVDGYEYDRWGTYHRADHKGLGVDRSSAGTGYSTQYHEYNARLYESKENCPEELLLFFHYVEYSYRLKSKKTLIQHIYDTHFEGVDEVETMLELFEEVKGDMDTDVYNRIAARLKEQLLHSKEWRDIVCSYFYRKSAVPDEKNREIY
- a CDS encoding ABC transporter permease; amino-acid sequence: MARKKNEKSKSAKQPSLLNHIKREWRLYTFLIIPITYFIIFKYTPMAGNVIAFRKYRGGPNLFGTEWVGFSYFKMFFKDATFWRAFQNNITLSITYLLFRFPLTLLFALLLNELRGKRVKKFVQTVSYLPHFISMVILAGMIKEMVSLNGPINSLIASLGFEKIGFISQPQWFPILYIVSGIWQGLGWGTILYLAAMTGINTELYEAAKIDGANRFRLAWHVTIPGILPTIMTLLILDIGGLMGSNFEKILLLYNPLTYETADVISTYVYRMGITGGNFSYATAVGLFEGVIGLILVTTANQISKKTAKASLW
- the hcp gene encoding hydroxylamine reductase, which gives rise to MDNVMFCYQCEQTNGGKGCTKMGVCGKTPEIANLQDLLIYQLKGIACYGKAMLDNGKEIDKEVIHLIENGLFTTLTNVNFDDGAHIQLLREAQSVKENIRSQAPEGIYPEVALYNLSDTKESMLKDAVKAGIMYDQDLDADIRSLRSTILYGLKGISAYGHQARFLGYNSEQVDSHYIIGLEAIVNDNFTVEELIRMTMRTGQISIEVMRVLDEANTTVYENPTPNKVNVSVKKGPFIIVSGHDLKDLDMLLQQTEKKGIHIYTHGEMLPSHGYPGLKKYKHLVGNYGSAWQNQQKEFDNIPGCILMTTNCLMRPRETYKDRIFTTNVVGWEGIRHVRVKEDGTKDFSEVIEKALELGGFEKNEEKKEILVGFGHNATLSHAEDIVKAVKEGKIKHFFVIGGCDGARPGRNYYTELATIIPKDCIILTLACGKYRFNKLDFGTVAGLPRLLDVGQCNDVYSAVRIATALADAFDTDVNALPLTIVLSWYEQKAVADLLALLSLGINRMFLGPSLPAFISPNVLQYLIDTFQLTPISIPEEDLKTSLRQHV